The following proteins come from a genomic window of Bradyrhizobium paxllaeri:
- a CDS encoding alpha-hydroxy acid oxidase: MTGDLRRSSSRAHAWGAGSGTTPEARLRQRLPTLDDIERRARRRIPRFAFDFLEGGTGSDLNTRRNRLALDAVELVPRYGNPSPVRVDVELLGVHCAAPIGISPVGVDGIIWPGATRILARAAGKARIPYIAGSLATAAIEEVAELAGPYAWFQLYGLPANDHAVTFDLIKRAATAGVRVLAATLDAPVRSKRPRDLRNGLVVPFRPTPKTILDVALSPPWLLALARAGTPAFRNMERYVEEPATLANTAGFVQSQIKGTFSWDFVKRMRDAWPGALIVKGVMQPDDAEMAVAVGVDGILVSNHGGRQFDAAPAAIDVLPAIVAKVGARATVLFDSGIRSGLDVARALALGARGTFAGRAFLLGLGALGERGAAYVAAMLKEELETAMGQLGAHSPDALTLLTSRHRHTFDFA; encoded by the coding sequence ATGACGGGCGATCTTCGCCGCTCTTCATCACGCGCGCATGCCTGGGGCGCAGGCAGCGGAACGACTCCCGAGGCTCGCCTGCGGCAGCGCTTGCCCACGCTGGATGACATCGAGCGTCGCGCGCGCCGCCGCATCCCGCGCTTTGCCTTCGACTTTCTCGAGGGCGGCACCGGGAGCGATCTCAACACGCGGCGCAATCGACTGGCGCTCGACGCGGTGGAATTGGTCCCCCGCTACGGCAATCCCAGTCCCGTCCGCGTGGATGTCGAACTGCTCGGTGTGCACTGCGCCGCGCCGATCGGTATTTCTCCCGTGGGCGTCGACGGCATCATCTGGCCCGGCGCTACGCGGATTCTCGCGCGCGCCGCCGGTAAGGCGCGTATTCCCTATATTGCCGGCTCGCTCGCCACTGCTGCGATCGAAGAGGTCGCCGAGCTCGCAGGTCCCTATGCCTGGTTTCAGCTCTACGGCCTGCCCGCCAACGATCATGCCGTCACTTTCGATCTGATCAAGCGGGCCGCTACGGCCGGCGTACGGGTGCTGGCAGCGACACTGGATGCGCCGGTACGCTCCAAACGGCCTCGCGACCTGCGTAACGGCCTGGTGGTGCCGTTTCGTCCCACGCCCAAAACCATTTTGGATGTGGCTCTGTCACCGCCGTGGCTGCTTGCACTCGCCAGAGCAGGCACGCCGGCCTTTCGCAACATGGAGCGCTATGTCGAAGAGCCGGCGACGCTGGCGAACACGGCCGGCTTTGTGCAGAGCCAGATCAAGGGCACGTTTTCTTGGGATTTCGTCAAGCGAATGCGCGACGCCTGGCCGGGCGCGCTGATCGTGAAAGGCGTCATGCAGCCCGACGACGCCGAGATGGCCGTTGCAGTGGGAGTGGACGGCATCCTGGTTTCCAACCATGGTGGCCGGCAGTTCGACGCGGCGCCTGCCGCGATCGATGTCCTACCCGCCATCGTTGCCAAAGTGGGAGCCAGGGCCACCGTCCTGTTCGATAGCGGCATCCGCTCTGGCCTGGACGTCGCCCGCGCCCTCGCGCTTGGCGCCCGCGGCACATTTGCCGGCCGCGCTTTCCTGCTCGGCCTCGGCGCACTCGGCGAGCGAGGCGCAGCCTATGTGGCCGCAATGCTGAAGGAAGAATTGGAAACCGCAATGGGGCAACTGGGCGCGCATTCTCCCGACGCGCTGACCCTACTCACATCTCGCCACAGGCACACGTTCGATTTTGCCTGA
- a CDS encoding LysR family transcriptional regulator, producing the protein MEFRQMQYFLCLAEERNVTRAARQLNIVQPALSMQIAKLEAELGQKLFERSNNGMTLTTAGEAFSRLVSPIVRDVEYAKQEMARLNGRISGRVSVGLITSVAQSTMASSSATVAQLYPEITLSACEGYTETLTDWVNSGQLDFALINVPRRRVSLTAHHVMDEEMVFACRKDSPIKPPTNLRFGNLPEFDLVMPSRRHGLRMILEEHAATAGIELKPRLELDTLPAVCDVIATTNLVTVLPTIALQQSLADGRVRAHRFVEPRIVRSIAWVHHPRRMVSPAARAVLDIIRRDLLEAATSASNYVQPHSGCAGRRRAARHARSRSLHRTGNHLK; encoded by the coding sequence ATGGAATTCAGGCAGATGCAATACTTCCTTTGCCTGGCGGAAGAGAGGAACGTGACCCGCGCGGCGCGCCAGCTCAACATCGTGCAGCCGGCACTCAGCATGCAGATCGCCAAGCTCGAGGCCGAGCTCGGCCAAAAGCTGTTCGAACGAAGCAACAACGGCATGACGCTGACGACGGCCGGCGAAGCATTCTCCCGGCTCGTGTCTCCGATCGTGCGCGACGTCGAATATGCCAAGCAAGAAATGGCGCGGCTCAACGGCCGGATCTCGGGGCGGGTTTCAGTCGGGCTGATCACGTCGGTGGCGCAAAGCACGATGGCGAGTTCGTCGGCAACCGTTGCGCAACTCTATCCGGAGATCACGCTCTCGGCCTGCGAGGGCTACACGGAAACGCTGACGGACTGGGTCAATTCCGGGCAACTGGACTTTGCGCTGATCAACGTGCCACGCCGGCGCGTTTCGCTCACCGCGCACCATGTGATGGACGAGGAAATGGTATTCGCCTGCCGAAAGGATTCGCCCATCAAGCCGCCGACGAACCTGCGCTTCGGGAATCTGCCCGAATTCGACCTGGTCATGCCATCGAGACGGCACGGCCTGCGCATGATCCTGGAGGAGCACGCGGCCACGGCCGGCATCGAATTGAAGCCGAGACTGGAGCTCGACACTCTGCCCGCGGTCTGCGATGTGATCGCCACCACGAATCTGGTGACCGTGCTGCCCACGATTGCACTTCAACAGTCGCTAGCCGACGGCAGGGTGAGAGCGCACCGCTTCGTCGAACCGCGTATCGTCAGATCGATCGCCTGGGTTCATCATCCGCGCCGAATGGTGTCCCCGGCCGCCAGAGCCGTGCTGGATATCATTCGCCGCGACCTGCTCGAGGCAGCGACATCGGCAAGCAACTACGTGCAGCCGCATTCCGGCTGCGCCGGGAGGCGCCGCGCTGCCCGACACGCCAGGTCGCGATCGCTGCATCGCACTGGTAATCATCTGAAATGA
- a CDS encoding UbiX family flavin prenyltransferase, which translates to MQDRTPSRLIIGISGASGVVYGVRLLQLLRNAGVETHLVMSKTAEQTFAYETDLKISEVRALANFNHAIDDMAASIASGSFRTAGMVVAPCSMRSTSEIASGVTTTLLTRAADVVLKERRRLVLMVRETPLHTGHLRTMAALSEIGAIIAPPVPAFYAKPDSLDDMVEHTVGRVLDLFDIDIGVVRRWGEDEALKRRPLRKIAP; encoded by the coding sequence ATGCAGGATCGGACGCCCTCACGGCTGATTATCGGTATTTCCGGAGCCTCCGGCGTCGTCTATGGCGTCCGCCTGCTGCAATTGCTCCGTAATGCCGGCGTCGAGACGCATCTTGTGATGTCGAAGACGGCTGAGCAGACCTTTGCCTACGAGACCGACCTGAAGATCTCGGAGGTGAGGGCGCTTGCCAATTTCAACCATGCCATCGACGACATGGCCGCCTCGATCGCCAGCGGTTCGTTTCGTACGGCAGGCATGGTCGTCGCTCCCTGCTCAATGCGGTCCACGTCGGAAATTGCATCCGGCGTCACGACCACCCTGCTGACGCGGGCCGCCGACGTGGTCCTCAAGGAGCGACGCCGGCTCGTGTTGATGGTGCGCGAGACGCCGCTGCATACGGGGCACCTGCGCACGATGGCCGCACTCTCGGAGATCGGCGCGATTATCGCGCCGCCAGTGCCGGCGTTCTACGCCAAGCCCGACAGTCTGGACGACATGGTCGAGCACACGGTCGGACGCGTGCTCGACCTGTTCGATATCGATATCGGCGTGGTGCGCCGCTGGGGCGAAGACGAGGCGCTGAAACGCCGACCACTGCGAAAAATTGCTCCCTGA